CAACGACTTGATGCATATGTGGGTGCTAGCTGGGCATTTGGTATGGCAATAGGTGTGATTCTTATTGATTTGACGCCCGGATACAATAATGATATTTCAAGCTATCTTTTTGGCTCACTCCTTGCAGTAAGCCAAAAAGAAATGCTCGCTATGGCAATTTTTGATATAATTATCATCGCATTTGTTATACTCTATTATTATGAGATTCTCAGTTTATTTTATGATAGTGAGTTTTGCACGCTTAGAGGTATGAATGTGCGAGTTTGGACAAGTATCATATTTGTGCTTATAGCTCTAGGAGTTGTCATTTCAATGAGTGTTGCAGGGCTGATTTTGGTATTAGCTATTCTTTCAATTCCTGCATACATTGCCAATCTCTTTTGCCATTCGCTTAAAATGATGATGATAACCTCGTGGTTGCTTTCACTCATTTTTATGTGGGCTGGATTTTTTATTGCCTATTGGTGCAATATAAGCATAGGAGCGTGCATTGTTGTGCTTCTTGCACTTGGTATGTTTGCTGCTGTGATAATAAACAAAATTACAAGGAGGATTCTATGAGAGAAGAAGAATCGCAAAAAATCGCAAAAAGAGCTATAAAAATCGCTTTGCTCTGTGTATTTATCACTTTGCTTTTAAGTCTTATTAATATTTACATATTGATTAATCAAATCAGTGCCACAGCAGCGATGAGTAAAGAAATCAAGGTGCTACAAGAAAAAGTAGGCATACAGAGACAAATGCCTTAGGCTTATTCATAAAGGGCATAAATGCGCATTTTGGTTCTTATGAGAGGTATTCCTGCGAGTGGGAAAAGCACTTGGATTGCAAATATGGGCTTAGAGCAATATACATTAAGTCCAGATTCTTTGCGCCTTATGGCAAGCTCGCCTGTCCTTTTACCCAAAAGCAAAATATTATTTTCAGAATCCACAGATATTGCACAATCACACACACTTGATTCTCTCACATTGATAGGGATTAACCAACAAAATGATAAACAAGTGTGGAAAATACTTTTTACTCTCCTTGAAATGCGCCTTAAACAAGGGGATTTTACGATTATTGATGCCACTCATACAAGCCATAAAGCTTTGCGTGCTTATGAGGCACTTGCCAATACTTATCGCTATCGCTTAATAGTGGTAGATTTTAGCCATATTCCCTTAGAAGTAGCTTTGCAACGCAATGCTCATAGGGGTTATAAATCTGTGCCTAGCAATATTTTAGAATCTATGTATGCCACTCTGCAAGATTCTCTACTTCAATCCCTACCCTCACGTTATCTTGTCCTTAAATCTGATGAAATTGCACCTCCGCAAGATAAAACTTGCCAAAGTATGCTACATTTTAATCCTATTAATCTCAATGTCTATACTCAAATCCATCATATAGGCGATATTCACGGCTGCTTTGATGCACTTTTAAACTATCTTATCTCTATTCATTCTTTGCCACACTCACTCCAAGACGCACTGCACATCTTGGAGCAGTCGCAATTTACTCCTCAAATATGTGCTTTATTCCTAAATCCCCAAAACTATTATATTTTCTTAGGCGATTATATTGATAGAGGTGTGCAAAATGCACAAGTTGTGCGATTTTTATTAGGCATTATGGATTTACCAAATGTATGTCTGCTTGAGGGTAATCACGAGCGTTGGCTCTATAAATGGGGAAAAGAGGAGCTGGGCACAAATGAATTTAGCACATTTACCAAAAAAGATTTAGAACAAGGCGGCATAGGAAGCAAAGATGCACATAGACTTTATTCCAAACTGCGTCAATGTTGCTTATATACTTATGACAATAAGATAGTCTTATGCACACACGGAGGGCTTCCAACCTTGCCACCTAATCTCTTGCTTGTAAGCACAAAGCAACTGATTTATGGTAGTGGCGGTTATGAAGATATGCAAGGATGCGCAAAAAGTTTTACTCTTAGCACGACTAAAGATACTTACCAAGTTTTTGGACACAGAAACAGAGAAAAACACTCTATACGCGTATATGAGCGAAATTTTGCACTTGAGGGTGGTGTGGAATTTGGCGGTGCATTGCGCGCAGTGGTATTGACAAAAACCTCCTTGCCTCCTTTTAATGCTATAAAAACTCTGCGCACTCACTCTCAACTTTATATGCGCAATTCGCTTATGGGTATGCATACCTCAAAAGATAACTTTACGCAAATCTATATGCAAAATAAACACTGCTCACAAGAGCTAAATATTTTGCACCAATCACGCTCAATCTTTTCGCTTTTGCAAAAACTTCGTGCAAGTGCGCTTATTAAAGAAAAGGCATTTGGGCACATTTCAAGCTTTAACTTCACTAAAGAAGCTTTTTTCTCTAAACAATGGAATAGCCTTACTTGCAAGGCTAGAGGTTTATTTATTGATACATATAATTTTCGTATTTGCGCAAGAGCCTATGATAAATTTTTTAATTATAAAGAGCGAGAGCCATATAATGATGAGGGCTTAAAGGCAACCCTGCAATATCCTGTGAATGTATTTATCAAAGAAAATGGTTTCTTAGGCATTGTGAGTGCTAAAAGTGCCAATGATTCTCTAAAGCCAGAATCCAAACTTTTTATCACATCAAAATCCGACCCTACAAGCCCTTTTGCGGATATAGCACGAAATCTTATTGAGCAAACTTTGCAGGGCGAGGCACAAGATTTGCAAGATTCTATGTGTGAGAGAGAATCTCAACTTTATGAGGAGCTTAAAACGCGCAATCTTAGCCTTATATTTGAAATAATACACCCACAAGATGACCCACATATCATTGCTTATGAAAAGCCACAAGTCATTTTGCTTGATGCGATTTATAACACACTTGATTATGC
This DNA window, taken from Helicobacter sp. MIT 21-1697, encodes the following:
- a CDS encoding RNA ligase, which translates into the protein MRILVLMRGIPASGKSTWIANMGLEQYTLSPDSLRLMASSPVLLPKSKILFSESTDIAQSHTLDSLTLIGINQQNDKQVWKILFTLLEMRLKQGDFTIIDATHTSHKALRAYEALANTYRYRLIVVDFSHIPLEVALQRNAHRGYKSVPSNILESMYATLQDSLLQSLPSRYLVLKSDEIAPPQDKTCQSMLHFNPINLNVYTQIHHIGDIHGCFDALLNYLISIHSLPHSLQDALHILEQSQFTPQICALFLNPQNYYIFLGDYIDRGVQNAQVVRFLLGIMDLPNVCLLEGNHERWLYKWGKEELGTNEFSTFTKKDLEQGGIGSKDAHRLYSKLRQCCLYTYDNKIVLCTHGGLPTLPPNLLLVSTKQLIYGSGGYEDMQGCAKSFTLSTTKDTYQVFGHRNREKHSIRVYERNFALEGGVEFGGALRAVVLTKTSLPPFNAIKTLRTHSQLYMRNSLMGMHTSKDNFTQIYMQNKHCSQELNILHQSRSIFSLLQKLRASALIKEKAFGHISSFNFTKEAFFSKQWNSLTCKARGLFIDTYNFRICARAYDKFFNYKEREPYNDEGLKATLQYPVNVFIKENGFLGIVSAKSANDSLKPESKLFITSKSDPTSPFADIARNLIEQTLQGEAQDLQDSMCERESQLYEELKTRNLSLIFEIIHPQDDPHIIAYEKPQVILLDAIYNTLDYAKLPFDELCALGEKFGFVCKEYKATLHCWEEVSEFLQRDETLSLFSQGKRENGFIEGYVFEDNAGFMFKYKGAYYRAWKAVREIIEQCVRTRELPKSKGKKWHGDSVYYELEEKFIQWLCQYIEQNGFESIESTSLIALRETFLRSLAGF
- a CDS encoding metal ABC transporter permease, whose product is MNDLFSYQFVWIALFVSFLVSICSGIIGSMIVANKNVFVAGGVAHSAFGGVGLALFCGFSTMLGAMLFSVVMALFLAYAFLYQRQRLDAYVGASWAFGMAIGVILIDLTPGYNNDISSYLFGSLLAVSQKEMLAMAIFDIIIIAFVILYYYEILSLFYDSEFCTLRGMNVRVWTSIIFVLIALGVVISMSVAGLILVLAILSIPAYIANLFCHSLKMMMITSWLLSLIFMWAGFFIAYWCNISIGACIVVLLALGMFAAVIINKITRRIL
- a CDS encoding DUF5408 family protein, which encodes MREEESQKIAKRAIKIALLCVFITLLLSLINIYILINQISATAAMSKEIKVLQEKVGIQRQMP